DNA from Solanum stenotomum isolate F172 chromosome 3, ASM1918654v1, whole genome shotgun sequence:
TTTGTACTGGAAGCCATAAGACGGAGCGTCTCCCCAATCCTGTTAGTTGCAAATCTGTCCTTATTGCTTTTTTAGGTGTTACTGGATCTGATGTTGCTAAAACAACTTGATACTTGATTGATTACTTGACATGGAAAAACTTAATTCTCTATCTGTCTATCATGGTTTTTTCTATGATTTTCTGGTCAAACATTGCCTTAAATCTCATAGTTTCTGTGAAATTCTTGCTACTTGCACGACTGCTTAGAATGCTAACTCCGCCATGTTCTTTTTGCAAGAATTTCCGAAGTGAATATGGCTAGGTGCCACTCAATTATGAACCTTTTCTGATTATGCCCATGCAATAATAATTCTCTTTaggtttctcttttttttttcggttGACAAGGGAATCCGCAACCTCTATCCTTCGGGTGCACACAGGGTAAGCCCTGCCCCTGCAAATCAATATGAAGAGGTAAATGGCACTAGGCAAGCCCTGTGCAATGAGGTCGATCGAGAGAGCATGTAGGGGTTTTGAACCTATGATCCCCCATTTGGGAGATCATTCTCTTTAGGTCTTCTGTACATGCCAGTATTaccttttttagtttttactaGTAATATTGACATGAGCTGTCTAGGATTCCTTCAGTGATGGTCTTCCCAAGAAGGGATGATGCTATGTCCACCATTCACCTTGAGTTTATGCGCAAGGACTTTAAGGTAAAGGACTAACTAGATCCAGTTGTTTCTTTTCTACATGGAGAATTTTCATTACTGTAGATCCACTCTCCCCGGAAGGATTGATGCTACTTGCTTAAGTCTGGAAGGAATGTTCTTCTGATTCTGTTGTCCCTTATAAATCCCCTCCAAACTTGTGAAACCACTCTGTCACCAAGGATGATTTTGGGTTGGATTGAAGTGCAAATTAGTGACTTTATTTCTTATTGAAGCTTGACAATTTAGGTAGATCTACTCCATCAAAAGGTAGGTTGGCATTGAGTAATTTCAGCAAAGATAACCATCTCTAGAAATCTGATGTGCCCTTCAAAATTATATGAACAATTCCTGCATTCAGGGCTTTGGTTCAATGGTAAGGTCATGACATGGTATGTGTGAATTATGAGTAGAGCACCAGATCGTATCTTGCCATTGGCACAAAGTTGGTACTTAAGTGGGATCAGCTTGAGGGGTTAGTTCATACTCGCTCAGTTACAAATGAGGAAATGAGATCTCCTGCCCTTTTacaaattgagaagaaaatgccatttttaaatttcttaggTTTAAAAATGAAGATCTCTtgtaaaaatgacataaaaataaaaaaataagggtTAGAAAACCATTTCTCCCATTACAAACATGTGTACCAACTGGGTTGGGCCAACTGACCCACCTGGGATTTGTCggttatataaaaaatttatatgatcAACTCTGGTCTGTTGGTCAATTGAGCTAAGAATGCCTCCTGACAGGGTCGATATATATGCTTTGAAGTATATGTCAGTGTAGTATAGTTTTCCTGGAGCATAAAATAGGAGCACTCCACCTTGTGTAGTGGGCTTTAACAGTCCCTCTGTAGGAAGAATCTATTTCGAGATTGGGTTAGAGATTGCACCCAAGgatgtggcctagtggtcaatgaagtgagATGAGAATCATGAGGTATCCTAGTTCCAATGGAGGCAGTAAATACTTCCCATTTGCTTAGGCCTGGGTGGATGGAGTTACCTGGTACATGTGCTAGTGGAGGTAGCAGGTACAAGTGGAATAGTCGAGGTACATGCAAGCTACGCCCGGAGACCACAGTTACAGCATTGTTCAATTGAGAATAATTCCATTCAGATGCCACCTTATGCTTAACTATGCCTCAATACCAAACAAGTTGGGGTCGTTTTCACCTTATCAAACAACTTGTCATCTTCTATCATTTATCATTGATTAGTGGAATTTGCTTTTCTTCTGATGATATCAAGATTTTAGTCTTGTGCATTGTTATTATAACTTTCTATATTTCAGGTAGCAGAAGCAAAACAGTTAGTTCCTATTCTTGAATCCTACCTTGAACAAAGGGGCATCACTCTTCCGGAAGGATATTTGTCTTGCAAAGTCATATGTTCAAACCCCAATTTCCGGTATGCATTTTCATCATCTGCTGGTTATACATCATAGAAATGTTGAGATTAAGCATGTATTGGACATTAATTCTTCAAGTTATTTGTAGCTTGAGGAGCATTTTTTCCCCAATGGAACTTTTGAGATGTGAGTTTTTTAAGTTGAACTGAAAGCAATTAGTTGTTCCTAGCTGCTTAAGGCATTAAAGATCCATCCCAACTCCATAGCTAAATATTATGGTTGGTTAACCAGGCGATAGCTTTGCGATCGATAGTTTAGTGAGGTAGGCCACCTCCCTATTTCTAATGATAGATAGAGAAGGCGTTTGAGGGGCTTAGGCAAGACAGAGAGAGGTACATTACTAGCCTTCTTGGTACCGACCAGCTTAGGCTAAAATTCCATTGAAGAGCGTTACATGGTAGAACATGAGATAATTTGACTCCCCTTTTCAAGCAATCTTAGTGTTTGAACctacagagagagagagagagagagagagagagagagagtccAGAGGCTAAACTACTACTTCAATAACTGCTATCTCTATTTTCACATTTGTGATGGCTCCTTTGCCCGGCATTCTTATCCTCTACAATGTATTTATATTCGATATGAATTCCTTTTTTCTCCTACACCTGCTAAGGATTTGTTTGATGCTCTATTTGTGTCTAGATACTTCCTGTATATCCTATAAATTTTGATGATCTACTTAGCAAAATTAGAACCTTTATTGTATATTCATAGTAAAAATTCAAATGGGTTCTCAATCACCCTTGTAGTGCTCTCAAGTCTACGTCTATAGATTTTTTCCTCAAAAGTTTAGGTGTGTGGCTCATAAATTTTATAGCCCTGACAACTTTGAATATTATCCTTTGTTGTGTGCTGTAATCATGATACTGTTTGTCCATTCATTTTTTCACACCTTAGTGTAATATTGAATAGCTTGATGAGCTTCAGAACATCTTTAGGGATATCATGTTATAAAGTAAGTAACTCGCTGAGAGAATGGACCCATCCGATGCGAGTGATGTGGCAATTCGATCTGATCCCTGCAGAGTGAAAACATACATTGAGGCATTTGGGCGTAAGTCACTCGATTCaggaaaaaaatttaactattaGAATAAACCTCAATAAAAGTATTGTTCACATGTTAAGTAAAGAGTACAAAATACTTTTCTGTTCTCTAGAAATCCTTTCGGTATTTAAATAATcacaaaagaattaaaaacaCTCTTCCTGAAGtcgaaagaaaaaatagttctCTGTAGTAGTTTAATAATGGTAACATATTAGTTTGCATGTTATAACTTTCCTTTTACTTGTTACTCGGAAATAAAAGTATCTTGtgatatcaaaatttaaaaattccaaCATGAAGCAAGAAAAGGGCCACAAGGAATATACAAGGAATATGTTTACTTTGAACGATAGAAGTTATCAACCATGAGAGCTAGAGCATGGACTCCTTCCATTGATATTTTATGACTATTTGGCAAGAAAGAAACCGACGAGCTTTTGAAGGGATAGAAAGCACTTCTATGCAATTGAAGggatattattttctttctggATTTTTGAGCAACTATGAGATATCTGTTATCATAGACGATTGGTTGCTCTTACGTTtataacaagaaaatatatgGGGTTCTTGTACTCCCTTCTATTTCGTAGGTTAAACTGGTGAAGTCATTCAAATAGGAGTCTTGACCGTAGAATATAGTTATCTACtcttaaaaaaattgagttgcATAAATCTTGATAAGATAAAGCCTTATGAGAGTTTATTAAAGACGGCACTCTTCAATCTGAACTAATAGAACTctagaaaattaaacaaaatatgcaaacaattcaaaataaacataaacaCTCGATGGAGATTACTCAtgtaaacaaaataaacaataaatataaattgttgAGATTCATTATCAAAAAAACTATAAACTGTTTGGATTAACTTTTGAATGACATCTTTTATGTTATTCCAGTATTATGTTTCTCTTGTGATCATTAAACTTGCATCTTGTGAATATTGCTAATTACTTCTTTGTTGCAGTACCATTGACTCAGACTCTTTTCCCTCTGAGGTCATAACATATGACCAATGGATACAACTAAAACCCGAATCAAACATGCTTTCTGGTTGGATTAAAGGTGCATTTCATGGTGGGAAGAAGGACGTACAGGAATCAATACGTGAGAAGCTTAATCTTGTACTCAGCACAGCTCCAATGTGGGACAGGTCTGTTGCATTGCATTCATCTTTATGTTGTGTTATGACACTAAATTTTTCTTGAACTAAGTAGAAACAGTGGGTTTGTTCGTTTTGACCAAGAATGTTGACCTCCTGCTAGAATGTCAAAAATTCATGTAGTTAAAGTTAGGGACCTACAAGAAAGTGTTTTGGTCTGTTACTAATTTAGTTGCAGTGTAAGATCTTGAAGAAACAGGGAAGAATAACATCAAACAAGAGAATGTTGGCTAATAAAGCCCACCATTCCCGAGGGAAGTGTTTGATTGAAGAGTGCGTGTATGTGtgtgtttcttcttcttctttttttggacCGGGGTGGGCGAGGCGGAGCGAGAGAGTATCAAGGAGATCAAAGCTATTTCTGGAAAAACAATAATGCAGATGTTCATGAGTTAATAGACATTCCATCTTATCTCATGGAAGAAATTTGCACATATCCTTGCAGAGTTGCAGTTTATATGAAAGCATTACCAACTCAGAAATTTTACTCAAATTATTCTGATACATACAGGTTAGAGCTCAAAGGTAATAAATTTGTCCTTGGAGAGTTTCTCGAGTTCAAAGGGGACAATGAAGATATTCGGGCATTGGGAAACATCAGGAGATCAAAAGTTAGTACAGTGAAAATCCAGAAAACAAGCATGTTTGGTGTAGGTAAGGAAAATAATAATGCATTTACCTTATTGTACTTGAACATAACCTTGTGATTGGTGGTTATACATGTCTACCGTATACTATGTTCTTATTTTCCTTGAATCTAAGAGATCTTTTGTTACTTTGGGAGTTGCAGCTCCTTCCAAGCTGGAAGTACTCTACTGTCTTCGAGATTATCGTGGTGAAGGCGCTTCAGCTTCTGACTGGACAGAAGTCACTGTCCATTCCAGGACTGAGATCAAAATTCAACCAAAAGGTTCAACCAAAGTACGCAAATACAAGTTATCCTCAGTTATTTCCATGTCATTAAGTGCCTGACATGTCCGTGGAAAGTCATATGGGCAGTGATCATTGCGATGGAGTGTTTTAATAAATTTGTTTTGATTCTGAACCTCGTTTTTCCTTCAGAAGTTCTAAGTTGATGTATGTAACTATTTTGTTGTGTATATCCTATCAAGTGTAGCAATTCTGGGTCAAAATGTAAAATGGAGAAAGGGCTCCATTAGTAGTGAATAGTAAACATAGGAGGAGGATGGTATAATGTAACAAAATTCTGGTATGATAGAGCAAATTACCGGTAATGTTTTAAAGGGTCGTTTGGTTGAGGCCCAAGTTATTAGAATTTACAATATGAACTGAAGAATTatgggattattttttattagtagATGTTTGATTCGTTGGACTGAATATGGGATATATGGATATAAATAAATACCATATGTTTGGTTTAAGCATGATAAATCGATATGAACtcttattttcaattttaatcttGTATTTCCTAAAAGTTTAGGAGAAGGGCGAAAAAGGCATATTTAGCCTTTTGAGTTTAGTTAATATACTGGGCAAGGGGGTGGatcatattataaattatttgctTA
Protein-coding regions in this window:
- the LOC125859751 gene encoding uncharacterized protein LOC125859751 translates to MVVELFCFIAVVVVLKYFFYDDDVIDVGSSDFNALFTVAERLEKLYDGKAHVGLQIPDQDSGSRQSIDVVLVTRREAMIVCVKNVAGFISVDKDGRWVCTGSHKTERLPNPVAEAKQLVPILESYLEQRGITLPEGYLSCKVICSNPNFRTIDSDSFPSEVITYDQWIQLKPESNMLSGWIKGAFHGGKKDVQESIREKLNLVLSTAPMWDRLELKGNKFVLGEFLEFKGDNEDIRALGNIRRSKVSTVKIQKTSMFGVAPSKLEVLYCLRDYRGEGASASDWTEVTVHSRTEIKIQPKGSTKVRKYKLSSVISMSLSA